From a region of the Nonlabens dokdonensis DSW-6 genome:
- a CDS encoding ATP-binding protein — translation MQKPLQFKVSSALKNIIGRDLITDDFIAVFELVKNSYDAHATRVDVIFQDIYTEKGKIIIKDNGKGMGYQDLLDKWLFVARSSKKEGDEEDSYKNFRDKIKVKRAYAGAKGIGRFSCDRLGSELYLETIKDEENAKTEALITDWNKFEEDSNNEFVNVSVLHETLKVSSYGINKGTVLEISNLHSVWDRYKFERLKDSLARLINPSTIQDDDSFKIFLSVEDEKEGDLKQKKKNSKLFEKGKLDESEIDYFHIINGEIKNPIFETLQLKTSYIESDIQKDNIITTLFEGGQLVYKVVEKNPFMDLTNIHYSIYFLNHSAKLTFARRMGVDSVEYGHIFVYKNGLRVYPYGERGEDPFKMDNRKAQGYSRYLGTREVLGYISINGENNNLRETSSRGDGFIRTKSYENLETQFYETLKKLEKYTIEITDWGNFLSESDYININESFIKNEGKDNERDFNVNDNLSKLILSLTNSKSVVSFEIAPNILSLLDSKSKDSAEGVLKSISDSLDENDFDKNEVKKTIKSVEKKLSDLKKSKEEAEEEALEKHIENEGLKAELNTEIANRLFSDSVIGREKKDLLSLQHQITHTANNISWSLDKLTELIENEESKDKLLNRVQNISLEVQKIVSSSRFVTKANFSTEASRITEDIVSFINHYIEKIYVPNDSYIHSRNQIEINIKTPKSIKKVMSFRPLEITVLLDNLFVNSRKADATRIDLTWSKTKDNLLLNFKDYGNGIPDEILNKIFNFKFSTTDGSGIGLYHTRKILKKYNGTIIALENISDGAEFQIKLPI, via the coding sequence ATGCAGAAACCTCTTCAATTTAAAGTTAGTTCTGCGTTAAAAAATATAATTGGTAGAGACTTAATCACTGATGACTTTATAGCTGTTTTTGAATTAGTAAAAAATTCTTATGATGCTCACGCTACAAGAGTTGATGTGATTTTTCAAGATATCTATACTGAAAAAGGAAAGATCATAATTAAAGACAATGGCAAAGGAATGGGTTATCAAGACTTACTTGATAAATGGCTATTCGTTGCTCGTTCCTCTAAAAAAGAAGGAGACGAAGAAGATAGTTACAAAAATTTTAGAGATAAGATAAAAGTAAAAAGAGCTTATGCTGGTGCGAAAGGAATTGGTAGGTTCTCTTGTGATAGACTCGGGAGTGAACTATACCTTGAAACAATTAAAGATGAGGAAAATGCTAAAACTGAAGCTTTAATAACTGATTGGAATAAATTTGAAGAAGACAGCAATAATGAATTTGTAAATGTGAGTGTTTTGCACGAAACATTAAAGGTTAGTTCCTACGGAATTAATAAGGGAACTGTACTAGAGATTTCAAATCTTCATAGTGTATGGGATAGGTATAAATTTGAAAGATTAAAAGATTCACTTGCAAGACTAATCAACCCTTCAACTATTCAAGATGATGATTCCTTTAAAATTTTTCTATCTGTTGAAGATGAAAAGGAAGGAGATTTAAAGCAAAAAAAGAAAAATAGCAAACTGTTTGAAAAAGGTAAATTAGACGAATCAGAAATTGACTATTTCCATATCATTAATGGTGAAATTAAAAACCCAATTTTTGAGACTTTACAATTAAAAACTAGTTATATAGAATCAGATATTCAAAAAGACAATATTATAACTACTTTATTTGAAGGAGGACAATTGGTTTATAAAGTAGTTGAAAAAAATCCATTCATGGATTTAACTAATATTCATTATTCAATTTATTTTTTAAATCATTCTGCTAAGCTAACATTTGCAAGAAGAATGGGTGTAGACTCAGTAGAATATGGTCATATTTTCGTTTATAAGAATGGGCTAAGGGTTTATCCCTATGGCGAAAGAGGAGAAGACCCTTTTAAAATGGATAATAGGAAGGCTCAAGGATACAGCAGGTACCTAGGCACTAGAGAAGTTCTAGGTTATATTTCTATCAATGGAGAAAATAATAACCTTAGAGAAACTTCAAGTCGTGGAGATGGTTTTATAAGAACCAAATCTTACGAAAATTTGGAAACTCAGTTCTATGAAACACTTAAAAAACTAGAAAAGTATACTATTGAAATTACAGATTGGGGGAATTTTTTATCTGAGAGTGATTATATTAATATTAACGAATCTTTTATCAAAAACGAGGGAAAAGACAATGAAAGAGATTTTAATGTAAATGATAATTTAAGCAAACTAATTTTAAGCTTAACAAATTCTAAATCTGTTGTTAGTTTTGAAATTGCTCCAAATATTTTAAGCCTTTTAGATTCAAAAAGTAAGGATTCAGCAGAAGGAGTATTAAAAAGTATCTCAGATTCTTTAGATGAAAATGATTTTGATAAAAACGAAGTCAAAAAAACCATTAAAAGTGTAGAGAAAAAACTTTCTGATTTAAAGAAAAGCAAAGAAGAAGCAGAGGAAGAAGCTCTTGAAAAGCATATTGAAAATGAAGGTCTTAAAGCTGAATTAAATACAGAAATTGCGAATCGTTTGTTTAGCGATTCTGTTATAGGAAGAGAGAAAAAAGACCTATTAAGCCTTCAACATCAAATAACACATACAGCGAATAATATTTCTTGGTCACTAGACAAACTAACCGAACTAATTGAAAATGAAGAGTCAAAAGATAAACTTTTGAATCGTGTTCAGAATATTAGTTTAGAGGTACAAAAGATTGTTAGTTCTTCGAGATTTGTCACAAAAGCTAATTTTAGTACTGAAGCTAGTCGGATTACTGAAGACATAGTTAGTTTCATAAATCATTATATTGAAAAAATATATGTCCCTAATGATTCTTACATACATTCTAGAAATCAAATAGAAATAAATATTAAAACTCCTAAAAGTATTAAAAAAGTAATGAGTTTTAGACCACTTGAAATCACAGTATTACTTGATAATTTATTTGTAAATTCAAGAAAGGCAGATGCTACTAGAATTGATTTAACTTGGAGTAAAACTAAAGATAATCTATTATTAAATTTTAAAGATTATGGTAATGGAATACCTGATGAAATTTTGAATAAAATTTTCAATTTTAAATTCAGTACAACTGATGGTTCTGGTATCGGCTTATATCACACTAGAAAAATTCTAAAAAAATATAACGGAACCATTATTGCCTTAGAAAATATCTCAGATGGTGCTGAATTTCAAATAAAATTACCAATATGA
- the pyrR gene encoding bifunctional pyr operon transcriptional regulator/uracil phosphoribosyltransferase PyrR: MSQKLLLDAAALEIILHRLACQLIENHDSFENTALIGLQPRGSFLLQRLTVILQNSYKIKNLETGLLDITFYRDDFRRNEEPLKANSTEINFLVENKRVVIVDDVLYTGRSIRAALTALQSFGRPDTIELLTLIDRRFSRHLPIQPDYNGRQVDAINNQKVKVLWKENGGEDAVYLLKNTDS, encoded by the coding sequence ATGAGTCAAAAATTACTTCTCGATGCCGCAGCTCTAGAAATTATACTTCATAGACTAGCTTGTCAATTAATTGAAAATCACGATTCTTTTGAAAATACAGCATTAATAGGACTGCAACCTAGAGGTAGTTTTTTATTACAACGATTAACTGTTATTCTACAAAACTCTTATAAGATCAAGAACTTAGAAACAGGTTTGTTGGATATCACTTTTTACAGAGATGATTTTAGAAGGAATGAAGAACCGCTTAAAGCAAACTCTACCGAAATTAATTTCCTCGTTGAGAATAAGCGCGTCGTTATTGTAGATGATGTTTTATATACAGGAAGAAGTATTCGTGCAGCTTTAACTGCTTTACAATCCTTCGGTAGGCCAGACACAATAGAGTTGTTAACCCTTATAGATAGAAGGTTCTCCAGGCATTTACCTATTCAGCCAGATTATAATGGTAGACAAGTAGATGCTATCAATAATCAAAAAGTAAAGGTGTTGTGGAAAGAAAATGGAGGTGAAGACGCAGTTTATCTTTTAAAAAATACAGACTCATGA
- a CDS encoding response regulator, giving the protein MKIDYKVIWIDDKFEEEESPFTDIKDYLVDYLKTEHYFQVDIKTFENVENFKKAVLKDNFDLIITDYHLNDGKLGSEVIDFIRRENNIATEIFFYSAKQDLGVDTKLINNNRVTFYTLTGNSYRDLRSEIKNLIDLTLRKFNHIVAMRGMIMHETSNLDEKTLDIVGKYFERKTDQDIIDALFGEIISFHKRKLGEAENFKKNSRLDKIIGDPVSFSAFQRANTLSNIIDKEGLVNFIADYKKEILLVRNQFAHAILDEEKQVFRTKKGEEFNEDLCKKIRKDINIHIDNINDLSSQLKANA; this is encoded by the coding sequence ATGAAAATAGATTACAAAGTTATATGGATTGACGATAAATTTGAAGAAGAAGAAAGTCCGTTCACAGACATTAAAGATTATTTGGTTGATTATTTAAAAACAGAACACTATTTCCAAGTAGATATTAAAACATTTGAAAATGTCGAAAATTTCAAGAAAGCCGTATTAAAAGATAATTTTGATTTAATAATCACCGATTATCATTTGAATGATGGTAAATTGGGGAGTGAAGTGATTGATTTCATTAGAAGAGAAAACAATATTGCTACTGAAATATTCTTCTATTCTGCGAAACAAGATTTAGGGGTTGACACCAAGTTAATTAACAATAATAGAGTCACATTCTATACTTTAACTGGCAATAGTTATAGGGATTTGCGTAGTGAAATTAAAAACTTAATTGATTTAACATTGAGAAAATTCAACCATATTGTAGCTATGAGAGGGATGATAATGCACGAAACCAGTAATCTAGATGAAAAAACTCTTGATATTGTTGGTAAATATTTTGAAAGAAAAACAGATCAAGATATTATTGATGCTTTATTTGGAGAAATAATTTCTTTTCACAAAAGAAAGTTAGGTGAAGCAGAAAACTTTAAAAAGAATTCAAGATTAGATAAGATTATTGGAGACCCAGTCTCATTTTCTGCTTTCCAAAGAGCAAATACTTTATCTAATATTATCGATAAGGAAGGTCTCGTGAATTTTATTGCTGACTATAAAAAGGAAATTCTATTAGTTAGGAATCAATTTGCACACGCAATATTAGATGAAGAAAAACAAGTATTTAGAACCAAAAAAGGTGAAGAGTTTAATGAAGACCTTTGTAAAAAAATTAGAAAAGACATTAACATACATATTGATAACATAAATGATTTAAGTTCACAATTAAAAGCCAACGCGTAA
- a CDS encoding ribonuclease Z encodes MKLTILGCHSATPRDNARPTAQILEMKGHLFLIDCGEGTQMALRKNRVKFARIKHIFISHLHGDHVYGLIGLISTFCLLSRDADLTIYGPKGIKELILIQLKLAGVYTSFSLRFRESEINTPQILLEDDSLQVTTIPLEHRIFTHGFLFQEKPGDRHLDIVACQEYEIEKAYYRKIKQGHDYVKENGEVIPNTELTTDGDQPKSYAFCSDTVYKEDIVPQITDVTALYHESTFLKSHEHLCEKTKHSTAEQAAKIAKKATVGTLILGHYSSRYGDYELFRKEAQEVFEKTELAMDGKVFEF; translated from the coding sequence TTGAAACTAACTATACTTGGTTGTCATAGTGCAACGCCTCGAGATAATGCGAGACCTACCGCTCAAATTTTAGAAATGAAAGGACATTTATTTCTGATAGATTGTGGTGAAGGCACGCAAATGGCTTTACGTAAAAATAGAGTGAAGTTTGCTCGCATCAAGCACATTTTTATCTCGCATTTACATGGCGATCACGTTTACGGCCTGATTGGGTTAATTTCAACATTCTGTCTATTGAGTCGTGATGCTGATTTAACGATCTACGGTCCCAAAGGCATCAAAGAACTTATACTAATTCAGTTAAAATTGGCTGGTGTTTACACATCTTTTAGTTTACGCTTTCGCGAAAGCGAGATCAACACTCCACAAATACTTTTAGAGGATGATTCATTACAAGTAACGACTATACCGCTAGAACACCGCATATTTACTCATGGATTTCTTTTTCAGGAAAAACCTGGCGATAGGCATTTAGATATTGTAGCCTGTCAAGAATATGAAATCGAGAAAGCTTATTATCGCAAAATCAAGCAAGGTCACGATTATGTAAAGGAGAACGGTGAAGTAATTCCAAATACCGAACTCACGACGGATGGCGATCAACCTAAAAGTTATGCATTTTGTAGCGATACGGTTTATAAAGAAGATATTGTACCACAAATTACTGATGTTACAGCGTTATACCATGAGAGTACTTTTCTTAAATCGCACGAGCATTTATGCGAGAAAACAAAACACAGCACAGCAGAGCAGGCTGCAAAAATTGCTAAAAAAGCAACTGTAGGAACTCTTATATTAGGTCACTATTCCTCTCGTTATGGTGATTATGAATTGTTTAGGAAAGAGGCTCAGGAAGTTTTTGAAAAAACAGAGCTTGCTATGGATGGAAAGGTATTTGAATTTTAA
- a CDS encoding aspartate carbamoyltransferase catalytic subunit, translated as MSELSVDNLLGIKYLTVDDIHLIHKTADQFKEVINRPIKKVPSLRDITIANLFFENSTRTKLSFELAEKRLSADVINFSAAQSSVKKGETLVDTVNNILAMKVDLVVMRHPHPGAGVFLSKHVDARIVNAGDGAHEHPTQALLDSYSIREKLGDLKGKKVVIVGDILHSRVALSNIYCLKKLGAEVMVCGPATLLPKHIESLGVKVELNLKKALEWCDVANMLRVQNERMDISYFPSVREYVQQYGVNMELLNSLNKDIVIMHPGPINRGVEITSDVADSDQAIILNQVENGVAIRMAVLYLIAAKIRRND; from the coding sequence ATGAGTGAATTGAGCGTTGATAATCTTTTAGGAATTAAATACCTCACCGTAGATGATATTCATTTAATTCACAAAACTGCCGATCAGTTTAAGGAGGTTATTAATAGACCCATAAAAAAAGTACCTTCACTTAGAGACATCACCATAGCAAACCTCTTTTTTGAGAATTCTACTAGAACTAAATTATCCTTTGAACTTGCAGAAAAGCGTCTCAGTGCAGATGTTATCAATTTTAGCGCTGCTCAAAGCTCTGTCAAAAAAGGAGAAACATTAGTCGACACGGTCAATAATATTTTAGCCATGAAGGTAGATCTAGTAGTAATGCGTCATCCACATCCTGGAGCTGGAGTGTTTCTTTCTAAACACGTGGATGCAAGAATAGTAAACGCAGGAGATGGAGCTCATGAACATCCTACTCAAGCTTTACTAGATAGTTATTCCATTAGAGAAAAGCTGGGTGACTTAAAAGGTAAGAAAGTAGTGATCGTTGGTGATATTTTACACAGCCGCGTAGCCTTATCAAATATTTACTGCCTCAAAAAATTAGGGGCAGAAGTCATGGTTTGTGGACCAGCAACGCTATTACCTAAACATATAGAATCTTTGGGTGTCAAGGTGGAACTCAATCTTAAAAAAGCTTTGGAATGGTGTGACGTAGCAAATATGTTACGTGTGCAAAATGAGCGTATGGATATTTCCTATTTTCCTAGCGTACGAGAGTATGTGCAGCAATATGGAGTAAATATGGAATTGTTGAATAGTCTCAACAAAGATATCGTAATCATGCATCCAGGACCTATTAACAGAGGTGTAGAAATTACAAGCGATGTAGCCGATTCTGATCAAGCAATTATTCTTAATCAGGTAGAAAACGGTGTTGCTATAAGAATGGCAGTTTTATATTTAATAGCCGCAAAAATTAGAAGAAATGATTAG
- a CDS encoding NAD-dependent succinate-semialdehyde dehydrogenase, which yields MSNQITTINPATEQEIKSYDLMSQEQTMTEIENCHKAFKEWKALPIEKRGDIIKKIGEKFKEHKDEFAELMTQEMGKLFKHGKQELDLCAGICEYTAATGPKELANENVDLQDGGKGIVTYSPLGVIYGIQPWNFPAYQVVRYSIVNLMAGNGILLKHAENVTGSALKLKEIYEEAGLPKDLFNVLIIDHDTSEKVIEHDLVRGVTFTGSAGAGRKIGEQAGKNIKKTVLELGSNDAYIVLEDADIDHAVKTCTRGRIYNNGETCVAAKRFIVVDAVYEEFKKGFVERMSNIKHGDPMDETSQLGPMARKDLREKLHNQVEESVEKGAEILCGGQLPDGDGYYYPSTVLGNVKPGQPAYDDELFGPVASLIKAKDQEDAMRIANDSRFGLGGGIFSKNEDKAIQLAQDHFDTGMVFINSFGLAQVDMPFGGVKDSGFGREHGGFGIKEFVNVKAINILD from the coding sequence ATGAGCAACCAGATAACAACTATCAATCCAGCAACCGAGCAAGAAATTAAATCTTATGATTTAATGTCTCAGGAGCAAACCATGACCGAAATAGAAAACTGTCATAAGGCATTTAAAGAATGGAAAGCTTTACCTATTGAGAAAAGAGGTGACATTATTAAAAAGATAGGAGAGAAATTTAAAGAGCATAAAGATGAGTTTGCCGAGTTAATGACCCAAGAAATGGGTAAATTATTTAAACATGGTAAACAAGAATTGGATCTTTGCGCTGGTATTTGTGAGTATACAGCAGCAACCGGTCCTAAAGAATTGGCTAACGAAAATGTAGACCTTCAAGATGGAGGTAAAGGAATAGTAACTTATTCACCGCTAGGAGTCATTTATGGAATCCAACCATGGAACTTCCCTGCATATCAAGTGGTGCGTTATTCTATCGTAAATCTTATGGCAGGTAACGGAATCCTATTAAAACATGCTGAGAATGTTACGGGATCTGCTCTTAAGCTCAAAGAGATTTATGAAGAAGCTGGTCTACCTAAAGATCTATTTAATGTATTAATTATAGATCATGATACGAGTGAAAAAGTTATCGAACATGATTTAGTTCGTGGAGTTACATTTACTGGTAGTGCTGGAGCAGGAAGAAAAATAGGTGAGCAAGCTGGTAAAAACATTAAGAAAACGGTTTTAGAACTAGGTAGTAATGATGCTTACATAGTATTAGAAGATGCCGATATTGATCACGCTGTAAAAACTTGCACAAGAGGTCGTATCTATAATAACGGAGAGACCTGTGTTGCAGCAAAACGTTTTATCGTAGTAGATGCAGTTTACGAAGAATTCAAGAAAGGATTTGTAGAACGCATGAGCAATATTAAACATGGAGATCCAATGGATGAGACTTCACAGTTAGGTCCTATGGCTCGCAAAGATTTAAGAGAGAAATTACACAATCAAGTGGAGGAAAGTGTAGAAAAAGGAGCCGAAATATTATGTGGTGGGCAGCTACCAGATGGTGATGGTTACTATTATCCATCTACGGTTTTGGGCAATGTAAAACCGGGACAACCAGCTTATGACGACGAGCTTTTTGGGCCAGTAGCTTCCTTAATTAAAGCTAAAGATCAAGAAGATGCCATGCGCATTGCAAACGATAGCCGTTTCGGTTTAGGTGGCGGAATCTTCTCTAAAAATGAGGATAAAGCCATACAATTAGCACAAGATCATTTTGATACAGGAATGGTGTTTATCAATTCGTTTGGACTTGCTCAAGTAGATATGCCATTCGGTGGAGTGAAAGATTCAGGTTTTGGTAGAGAACATGGTGGTTTTGGTATAAAGGAATTTGTAAATGTTAAGGCTATTAATATTTTGGATTAG